Part of the Crossiella cryophila genome, CGGTTCCACCGGCCGGGCCGCGGTCACGCCGGACCGGCTGATCATGGCCGGAGCGGCGATCACCGCGGTGCTGCTCGCCTTCAACACCGCCGTGCTGCTGCTGGACCCGGCCTCGTTCAACCAGTTCCGCTACTGGAACGCGGGCTCGCTGGCCGGCCGCCGGATGGACGTGGTGACCGTGGTCGCCCCGTTCCTGGGCGCGGGCATCCTGCTCGCCCTCGGACTTGCCCGCCCGCTCAACGGACTCGCCCTCGGCGAGGAGACCGGCCGCGCCCTCGGCGTCCACATGGGACGGACCCGCTGGCTCGGCGCGCTCGCCATCACCGTGTTGTGCGGCGCGGCCACCGCGGCGGCCGGACCCATCAGCTTCCTCGGCCTCGCCGTGCCACACCTCGCCCGGCTGCTGGTCGGCGCCGACCAGCGCTGGGTGCTGCCCTTCTCCGCGGTGCTCGCGCCGATGTTGTTGCTGGGCGCGGACATCCTCGGCCGCCTGCTCGTCGCGCCCGCCGAGCTGGCGGTGGGGATCGTGACCGCTTTCCTTGGCGCGCCCGTGTTCCTCGCCCTGTGCCGCCGCCGGAAGCTGGTGCACTCATGACCCGCGTTCAGGAACGTACCACGCCGATCCGCGGCCGGGTGTTGCGTATCCACAGGGGCTGGTTGTCCCTGCGACTGGCCCCGCGCACCCTGCTGATGTGCCTGCTGCTGGCGCTGGCCGCGGCCAGCGCAGGCGTGTTCGGCATGACCACCGGCGACTTCCCGCTCACCCCCGGCGAGGTGGTCAACGCGTTGCTGGGACTGGGCGACGGCCCCACCGAGTTCATCGTGGTGACCCTGCGCCTGCCCAGGGTGGTGGCCGGACTGCTGGTCGGCGCGGCGCTGGCGGTCAGCGGCGCGGTGCTGCAGAGCCTGACCCGAAACCCGTTGGGCAGCCCCGATTTCATGGGCTTCACCACCGGCTCGGCCACCGGCGCCATCCTGGTCATCGTCTGGTTCCAGGGCAGCATGGCCGCGATCTCCCTCGGCGCGCTGATCGGCGGCGGGCTGACCATGGTCGTGGCCTACCTGCTCGCGTTCTCCCGCGGTGTGCAGGGATTCCGGCTCGTGCTGGTCGGCATCGGGCTGAGCAGCCTGCTGCTCTCGGTCAACCTGTACCTGATCACCAGCTCCAGCCTGCACCTCGCGCTGGCCGCGGAGGCCTGGCAGACCGGCACCCTCAACGGCCGCACCTGGAACCACCTGCTGCCGCTGGTGGCGGCCATGGCGGTGCTGCTGCCGATCGCGCTGTACTACGGGCGCAGGTTCTCGGTGCTGGAGATGGGTGATGAGATGGCGGCCACGCTGGGAGTGCGGGTCGAACGCACCCGCCTGGCGCTGCTGGGCATCAGCGTCACCCTGGCCGCGCTGGCCACCGCGGCGGCCGGGCCGATCGCATTCGTGGCACTGGCCGCCCCGCAGCTGGCCCGCCGCCTCACCGCCGCGCCGGGGCCCAACCTGTTCGCCTCGGCGCTGATGGGCTCCGCGCTGCTGTTGGTCAGCGACCTTGCGGTGCAACGGATCTTCGCGCCGGTGCAGCTCCCGGTGGGCATCGTCACCGGCGGGATCGGCGGGCTGTACCTGGTGTGGCTGCTGGTCCACGAGTGGCGCCGGGGCCGGTAGCCGCGCCGATCCAACACCGTGTCCAACAACAGCCAACAGCAACCGGGCAACCGTGGACACGACCGAAACCGCAGGCTGCGCGGCCGCCTCGATCAGGACACGAACGTGTTGCGGGAGCAATCATCCCGGCCGTTCGTGAGTCATGGTCTTCCCAGCGTTTCCGCACGGCCCCAACGATTGCGGATCCCTGACCCAGGTGGCGCCCCGCGCCCGCGCCCCCGTCTCGCGGGGCGCCACCTTGCTCACACCGAACAGGTGACCGAGTGCGGGAAGCGGGCGACCTGGGTAAACACCTCTGGTACCGCCACCTGGTCAGGGTTTGCTGTGATCAAACCCGGGCAAATGCGGCCCACCCCCGGTACCTTCCGTCATCTCCGTGATCACCGGTTGGGCTGGTCGAGCGATGACCACTCCCGAAAGTGTGCAACCACCCTGGAGTGGTTGAGCCCGGCCGATCCGGCCTGGTTGCCTGGCCCCAGGCGAACCCTGCGTCGCCGGTTCCGGTCGTCCCCGCAAGAAGGCACAGGTGCGAGGTTATGCAGCCATTCG contains:
- a CDS encoding FecCD family ABC transporter permease, encoding MTRVQERTTPIRGRVLRIHRGWLSLRLAPRTLLMCLLLALAAASAGVFGMTTGDFPLTPGEVVNALLGLGDGPTEFIVVTLRLPRVVAGLLVGAALAVSGAVLQSLTRNPLGSPDFMGFTTGSATGAILVIVWFQGSMAAISLGALIGGGLTMVVAYLLAFSRGVQGFRLVLVGIGLSSLLLSVNLYLITSSSLHLALAAEAWQTGTLNGRTWNHLLPLVAAMAVLLPIALYYGRRFSVLEMGDEMAATLGVRVERTRLALLGISVTLAALATAAAGPIAFVALAAPQLARRLTAAPGPNLFASALMGSALLLVSDLAVQRIFAPVQLPVGIVTGGIGGLYLVWLLVHEWRRGR
- a CDS encoding FecCD family ABC transporter permease, translated to MVEVLATRGGSPPRTARARGIALRAGGLLLAVLALAVVCLLSVWFGLKSIPFADIWSVLWHNDGSAEAVIVHELRIPRTLLGLLVGAALGLSGALMQALSRNALADPGLLGVTMGASTAVVIGIAFLGVSGTTGSIVLGFAGAAIASLVVYVLGSTGRAAVTPDRLIMAGAAITAVLLAFNTAVLLLDPASFNQFRYWNAGSLAGRRMDVVTVVAPFLGAGILLALGLARPLNGLALGEETGRALGVHMGRTRWLGALAITVLCGAATAAAGPISFLGLAVPHLARLLVGADQRWVLPFSAVLAPMLLLGADILGRLLVAPAELAVGIVTAFLGAPVFLALCRRRKLVHS